A DNA window from Capnocytophaga sp. ARDL2 contains the following coding sequences:
- a CDS encoding RHS repeat-associated core domain-containing protein, whose translation MEQSIDRVFYYHGDHLNSSTYVTDDIGRPVAYYDYLPFGEVAVEHNQTTNFNNGYKFNAKELDEATGMSYYGARYYDPRISVFVSVDPLAEKYRNIGGYVYTANNPINFIDPDGREPIKPYVGTVSNFVSLLNNSSRKVGTFKGAQASSYLSSLSNTKFDLKKGRPLPTQTGYFNMKKGRYIYTTKGGWVDMTHFLFYAGAAYNYKQDGSKNPIGEAVQDGYRQEASDVFFAPHSAYSYEDLPSDKFGADFAVNFFDPNSDLTFAEQLESYLVNELGATNPSNAPNYDNLPSSDNQKKPTRQNVTTTPVYVDGDDGTVGQPRKKPENENPGRRKPGEF comes from the coding sequence GTGGAGCAAAGTATAGACAGAGTATTTTATTACCACGGCGACCATTTAAATTCAAGTACTTATGTAACCGACGACATAGGACGACCAGTAGCATATTATGACTACTTACCGTTTGGAGAGGTAGCTGTGGAGCATAACCAAACCACTAACTTCAACAACGGCTATAAATTCAACGCTAAGGAGTTAGACGAAGCAACAGGTATGAGTTACTATGGAGCGAGGTACTACGACCCAAGAATAAGCGTGTTTGTGAGTGTGGATCCGCTGGCGGAGAAATACAGAAACATTGGAGGTTATGTTTATACTGCTAATAATCCAATAAACTTTATTGATCCTGATGGGCGTGAACCGATTAAACCATACGTTGGTACAGTAAGTAATTTTGTTTCCCTATTAAATAATAGTTCTAGAAAAGTAGGAACTTTTAAAGGAGCTCAAGCTAGTTCATATCTAAGTAGTTTGAGTAATACTAAATTTGATTTGAAAAAAGGGAGACCTTTGCCAACTCAAACAGGGTACTTTAATATGAAAAAAGGGCGATATATTTATACTACTAAAGGAGGGTGGGTTGATATGACACATTTTTTATTTTATGCTGGAGCAGCATATAATTATAAACAAGATGGTTCTAAGAATCCTATAGGAGAAGCGGTTCAAGATGGTTATAGACAGGAAGCTTCAGATGTATTTTTTGCTCCTCATTCAGCTTATAGCTATGAAGATCTACCGAGTGATAAATTTGGTGCAGACTTCGCAGTTAATTTCTTTGACCCAAATAGTGATTTGACTTTTGCAGAACAACTTGAAAGTTATTTAGTAAATGAATTAGGGGCAACAAATCCATCAAATGCACCGAATTATGATAATTTACCTAGTTCTGATAACCAAAAGAAACCCACCAGACAAAACGTAACGACAACTCCTGTGTATGTTGATGGAGATGATGGTACTGTTGGGCAACCAAGAAAAAAACCTGAAAATGAAAATCCTGGAAGAAGAAAACCGGGTGAATTTTAA
- a CDS encoding RHS repeat-associated core domain-containing protein → MGYAFTPNVNDRFNADFHLGVTGSETISEQKTQFYDINGDGLVDFVSNKQVFINTGTGFVTSGMQLPDFEKNTTVQIGWMTNLSVLFPVSVFGITIKFGGGGGYSRSSSFHSEKIRLMDFDGDGFVDVLYSDKEERLKVRLSNIRRTNLLKKVSNPTGSSFIMDYATTGSTYKMPFKKWVLSSVDIHDGFVGDGADVQRQRFEYQNGFKDRRERKFLGFGEIKTHQLGDNEQVYRTQTQEFVLNQLTDTEATEPSMSGKVRKYQYIGQLPWKSSLKDASGRVINEQITDYRLVSLTANQPMGNFNTTEASTQNFGDKSRILPLVKTLTQKTHHFEGMSNDFITHTQSTQFQRYDRYAQPLQVKLVEDNLDVRILYHTINNSSKYLVSIPRQHRILHNNQVLRKSDTTIDAVGNIRSISRDRLDGQQAITNYEYNTFGLLTKVTLPKQTANSPESSRMFYSYIYDPKYYQFVSQVTDAHGYISSKSYSNFGKIESVTDTNGNQFFYDYDAMQRLVLFKGPYHNEKTIEHEYGRTVQNIPYAVTKHYITDNQHAQNAPQQIVHTVSFSDGLGRIIQTKKQLDTPQECVGGNGYWLEVSGKQLYDALGRVTASYLSKEEKNCQGDFNTQLRLYSDLTHNNQEKTTVAYDALDRPLLQTVVGLDAVTSYIYGKDNATQTATTQVILPEGNQTTTYTDRRGHTVQSVQYNSDTNEALATQFAYNALGELLQVTDAEGHHTKYQYNKLGQKTQTIHPDSGTTKFEYNLDGSLRRMANEKLNHNNQWINYSYNKNQLIQVQYPSHTVSYEYGTASDLGNGQNRVGRLKKVTDLTGTREFSYGKLGEITQDYRVLQSQNGVMQFYTRTQTDSWGRVLEMTYPDGEKLFYEYNTIGQLKKIKNSNNYVYLRHVLYTFFGEAKEIEYGNKVKTQNDFDTMRRLRTMRLRRPSNHIFSNVQYDYDRNQNIVRQRNTVSQHNNLHLGGVSDKQYQYDKYNRLSRAIGTFTGFKEEQNYDLTMSYNATHGIVNKNQTHNVMLNQVPQNSVHNYQAEYFYDDDTHPHAPSLLQYQDGKSIKLSYDANGNLEHIQSDKDLVVVGNRDFEWDEQNRLLSVVDNGGQQISHYVYDHTGERTFKSEQGLSLANVSGQQAYEVSDMTNYTLYPSGFVTVNPERNEYTKHYYNNGKRLASRLMTLQGQFVSQNQLQPQAVSMQAMSATQSPQNCQQQLDAIMQYLANDPAMADCLTAVQNINADTSYPDACAKLYEVNSLNCSPADVIDVVITDPVYTPEEISELDCINAIYQLFYLSVYKSSSTYWLNADVKRCYSQIKGIIMKYFITPEPQRMDPCEFWEYLQQFLPCEPTPTIQEPVPTPTEPITYEPPVMTQPTPVHGFEPVQPSLDRVYYYHGDHLGSSSYVTDDIGRPVAYYDYLPFGETMVEHNQTTNFNNGYKFNAKELDEATGMSYYGARYYDPRISVFVSVDPLAEEFVGWTPYHYVHQNPINLIDPTGMSAEDGNGNPAKNIVINFLRNDRGSKNKPLGNFDNNDLAKNGWHVIDVSTIQEASDKLKKYLNGNKIDNLFINAHGNSITYSYEDGTFADFASGVKLGDIFISGRTLQLYSEGKFDELNDFHKGAVNAISALDDISKMMNTNSNLIFGSCFSGNEHRFGEFISQMNPQMNVFASGDGYYIEHNQKSKKTSFANFSNYAIRREDFEIGMRRYRSGRLIDEGFNIKINNKNGISIFK, encoded by the coding sequence TTGGGCTATGCTTTTACGCCTAATGTCAATGACCGTTTCAATGCCGATTTTCACTTGGGCGTAACGGGTTCGGAAACTATTTCGGAACAAAAGACACAATTTTATGACATCAACGGTGACGGTTTGGTCGATTTTGTAAGCAATAAACAGGTCTTTATCAATACAGGAACAGGTTTTGTTACTTCAGGAATGCAATTGCCGGATTTTGAGAAAAATACGACGGTTCAAATCGGTTGGATGACCAATTTGTCTGTATTGTTTCCGGTTTCTGTATTTGGGATTACTATCAAGTTTGGTGGCGGTGGCGGTTATAGCCGTTCGAGTAGTTTTCATTCAGAAAAAATCCGTTTGATGGATTTTGACGGCGATGGTTTTGTTGATGTGTTGTATTCAGACAAAGAAGAGCGGTTGAAAGTGCGATTGTCAAATATTCGCCGTACCAATTTGTTGAAAAAAGTGAGCAATCCTACGGGTTCGTCGTTTATTATGGATTACGCAACGACAGGTTCTACCTATAAAATGCCGTTTAAAAAATGGGTGTTATCGTCTGTGGATATTCACGATGGATTTGTGGGCGATGGTGCCGATGTACAACGCCAACGCTTTGAATATCAGAATGGATTTAAAGACCGTAGAGAGCGCAAATTTTTAGGATTTGGTGAAATCAAAACCCATCAATTGGGCGATAATGAGCAAGTGTATCGCACACAAACACAGGAGTTTGTGCTAAACCAGCTGACCGATACAGAGGCAACGGAACCGAGTATGAGCGGAAAGGTGCGAAAATACCAATACATTGGGCAATTGCCTTGGAAATCATCATTGAAAGATGCGTCTGGTCGAGTGATAAACGAGCAAATTACCGATTATCGTTTGGTGAGTTTAACAGCTAATCAACCGATGGGTAATTTCAATACTACAGAGGCTTCGACCCAAAATTTTGGAGATAAAAGTCGTATTTTGCCCTTGGTGAAAACCCTTACACAAAAGACGCATCATTTTGAGGGAATGAGTAACGATTTTATTACCCATACACAGAGTACACAATTTCAGCGATATGACCGGTATGCACAGCCGTTGCAAGTGAAATTGGTAGAGGACAATTTGGATGTGCGTATTTTGTATCACACGATAAATAATTCGTCAAAATATTTAGTATCTATTCCACGTCAACACCGCATTTTGCATAACAATCAAGTGTTGCGAAAAAGCGATACCACCATAGATGCTGTAGGAAATATTAGGAGTATTTCTCGCGATAGATTGGACGGTCAACAAGCGATTACAAATTATGAGTACAACACATTTGGATTGCTGACGAAAGTAACTTTACCGAAACAAACTGCCAATTCTCCAGAGAGTAGTCGCATGTTCTATTCATACATTTACGACCCAAAATATTATCAATTTGTAAGCCAAGTAACGGATGCTCACGGCTATATCAGCAGCAAATCGTACAGTAATTTTGGAAAAATAGAAAGCGTAACGGATACCAACGGCAACCAATTTTTCTATGATTACGATGCGATGCAACGATTGGTTTTGTTCAAAGGACCATATCACAATGAAAAAACGATTGAACATGAGTACGGTCGCACGGTGCAAAATATACCTTATGCTGTAACCAAACATTATATTACCGACAATCAACATGCACAAAATGCACCGCAACAAATCGTGCATACAGTCAGTTTTTCGGATGGATTGGGTCGCATTATTCAAACCAAAAAACAATTAGACACACCGCAGGAATGTGTAGGTGGCAATGGCTATTGGTTGGAGGTTTCGGGCAAACAATTGTACGATGCCTTGGGACGAGTAACCGCTTCGTATCTGAGTAAAGAGGAGAAAAATTGTCAAGGAGATTTTAATACTCAACTGCGATTGTACAGCGATTTGACACACAACAATCAAGAAAAAACAACCGTTGCTTACGATGCCCTCGACCGACCGCTCTTGCAGACCGTTGTAGGCTTGGATGCTGTAACTTCGTATATTTATGGCAAGGACAACGCTACCCAAACGGCAACGACCCAAGTCATATTGCCAGAAGGCAACCAAACCACGACTTATACAGACCGCCGAGGACACACTGTGCAATCGGTGCAGTACAACAGTGATACAAACGAGGCTTTAGCCACACAATTTGCTTACAATGCCTTGGGCGAATTGCTACAAGTAACCGATGCCGAAGGACATCATACAAAATATCAGTACAATAAATTGGGACAAAAAACTCAGACGATACATCCTGATAGCGGTACAACCAAGTTTGAATACAATCTCGACGGTTCGTTGCGACGCATGGCAAACGAAAAACTCAACCACAACAACCAGTGGATCAATTATTCGTACAACAAAAATCAGTTGATACAAGTACAGTATCCGTCGCATACAGTATCGTATGAATACGGAACCGCGAGTGATTTGGGCAACGGACAAAACCGAGTAGGACGTTTGAAAAAAGTAACGGATTTGACGGGTACTCGAGAGTTTTCGTACGGAAAATTGGGAGAAATCACGCAAGATTACCGAGTGTTGCAATCGCAAAACGGAGTGATGCAATTCTACACCAGGACCCAAACCGACTCGTGGGGGCGTGTGTTGGAGATGACTTACCCTGACGGAGAAAAATTATTTTACGAATACAATACAATAGGACAATTAAAAAAGATAAAGAATTCAAATAATTATGTATATTTGAGGCACGTACTTTATACGTTTTTCGGCGAAGCCAAAGAGATAGAATACGGTAACAAAGTAAAAACCCAAAACGATTTTGATACCATGCGACGTTTGCGTACGATGCGATTGCGAAGACCGAGTAACCACATTTTTTCAAATGTGCAGTACGATTATGACCGCAACCAAAACATTGTGCGACAACGAAATACGGTATCACAGCACAACAATTTGCATTTGGGAGGCGTGAGCGATAAGCAATACCAATACGACAAATACAATCGTTTGTCGAGAGCCATAGGTACATTTACAGGATTTAAGGAAGAGCAAAACTATGATTTGACAATGAGCTACAACGCGACTCATGGTATTGTAAACAAAAACCAGACACACAATGTAATGCTGAATCAAGTACCACAAAATTCGGTGCATAATTATCAAGCGGAGTATTTTTACGATGATGATACACACCCTCACGCACCGTCATTGTTGCAATACCAAGACGGAAAAAGTATTAAATTGAGTTATGATGCCAACGGTAATTTAGAGCATATACAATCAGACAAGGATTTGGTTGTTGTAGGCAATAGAGATTTTGAATGGGACGAGCAAAACCGTTTGTTGTCTGTGGTGGACAATGGCGGACAGCAGATCAGTCATTATGTATATGACCACACAGGCGAGCGAACGTTTAAGTCAGAGCAAGGACTTAGTTTGGCAAATGTATCAGGACAGCAAGCGTATGAAGTATCAGATATGACAAACTATACGCTGTATCCATCAGGCTTTGTCACGGTAAATCCGGAGCGAAATGAATATACCAAACATTATTACAACAACGGCAAGCGATTGGCAAGTCGCTTGATGACTCTACAAGGACAATTTGTCTCTCAAAATCAGTTGCAACCACAGGCGGTGAGTATGCAGGCGATGTCGGCTACTCAAAGCCCACAAAACTGTCAGCAACAGTTGGATGCGATTATGCAATACCTTGCCAACGACCCTGCGATGGCAGATTGTTTGACAGCGGTACAAAACATCAATGCAGACACATCGTATCCCGATGCTTGTGCAAAGTTGTATGAGGTAAATTCATTAAACTGCTCACCAGCAGATGTGATTGATGTGGTGATTACAGACCCTGTGTACACCCCAGAGGAAATCAGTGAGTTGGATTGTATTAATGCGATATATCAATTGTTTTATTTGTCTGTATATAAAAGCAGTAGTACCTATTGGTTGAATGCAGATGTAAAACGCTGTTATAGCCAAATAAAAGGTATAATCATGAAATATTTTATAACACCAGAACCACAACGAATGGATCCTTGTGAGTTTTGGGAGTATTTACAACAATTTTTACCGTGTGAACCTACGCCAACAATTCAAGAGCCAGTTCCAACACCAACGGAGCCAATCACATACGAGCCACCTGTAATGACACAACCAACGCCTGTACACGGTTTCGAACCTGTACAACCATCGTTGGACAGAGTATATTATTATCACGGAGACCACTTAGGAAGCAGCTCGTATGTAACAGACGACATAGGGCGACCAGTTGCGTATTACGATTATTTGCCCTTTGGTGAAACAATGGTAGAACACAACCAAACCACGAATTTCAACAATGGGTACAAATTCAACGCTAAGGAGTTAGATGAAGCAACAGGTATGAGTTACTATGGAGCGAGGTACTACGATCCAAGAATAAGTGTGTTTGTGAGTGTAGATCCGCTGGCGGAGGAGTTTGTAGGCTGGACACCTTATCATTATGTACATCAAAACCCTATCAACTTGATAGACCCAACAGGAATGAGTGCGGAAGATGGTAATGGTAATCCTGCCAAAAATATTGTAATAAACTTTTTGAGAAATGATAGAGGTTCAAAAAATAAACCCTTAGGTAATTTTGACAATAATGATTTAGCAAAAAATGGATGGCATGTAATTGATGTTTCAACTATTCAAGAAGCTAGTGATAAGTTAAAAAAATATTTGAATGGAAATAAGATAGATAATTTATTTATAAATGCTCACGGTAATTCTATAACATATAGCTATGAAGATGGAACATTTGCTGATTTTGCTTCAGGGGTGAAGTTAGGAGATATTTTTATTTCAGGTAGAACCTTACAGTTATATAGTGAAGGCAAGTTTGATGAACTTAATGATTTTCATAAAGGTGCGGTTAATGCAATTTCAGCATTAGATGATATTTCAAAAATGATGAATACTAACTCTAATTTAATTTTTGGAAGTTGTTTTTCTGGAAATGAGCATAGATTTGGAGAATTTATTTCACAAATGAATCCACAAATGAATGTATTTGCATCAGGCGACGGGTACTATATTGAGCATAATCAAAAAAGTAAAAAAACATCTTTTGCTAACTTTTCTAATTATGCAATTAGGAGAGAAGATTTTGAGATTGGAATGCGTCGTTATAGATCAGGAAGATTAATAGACGAAGGTTTTAACATAAAGATAAATAATAAAAATGGAATTAGTATTTTTAAATAA
- a CDS encoding RHS repeat domain-containing protein, with amino-acid sequence MLRQTNYLDLGVNLYDFHTRNYDPRLSIFISVDPLVEKTFEPYSYVGNNPVMFTDPTGMHREDWVKNNSTGEYIWDNNIDSEANTPEGFKYIGRDDQSIVNDIFSGSRFSYSTKDYGIIDVQDFENAYSAKGSAPFYITTETKMDINLRANVTLSIDKKGNLSKKFNGIDFNVTISGKVIAPYPDMSMKLFDREMSLQGNPMTPDISQNPSFIQGGDVPTLTYKTHWSSTSIQKNYGKSFNINFNFKGQYANGLKSMTMPSILGVLGIPNTTNIRTFIKFNNQRK; translated from the coding sequence ATGTTAAGGCAAACTAATTATCTCGATTTAGGTGTAAACCTCTACGACTTTCATACTCGGAATTATGACCCAAGATTGAGTATTTTTATCAGTGTAGACCCGCTAGTAGAAAAAACCTTTGAGCCATACAGCTATGTAGGGAATAATCCTGTTATGTTTACCGACCCAACGGGGATGCATAGAGAGGATTGGGTAAAGAATAATAGTACAGGAGAATATATTTGGGATAATAATATAGATTCAGAAGCAAATACTCCAGAGGGCTTTAAATATATTGGTAGAGATGATCAATCAATAGTTAATGATATATTTTCAGGTTCTAGGTTTAGTTATTCTACTAAAGATTATGGAATTATAGATGTTCAAGATTTTGAAAATGCATATTCTGCAAAAGGTTCAGCACCATTTTATATCACAACAGAAACAAAAATGGATATAAATTTAAGAGCCAATGTTACTTTAAGTATAGATAAAAAAGGAAATTTATCTAAAAAATTTAACGGAATAGATTTTAATGTTACTATAAGTGGTAAGGTAATAGCACCTTATCCAGATATGTCAATGAAATTATTTGATAGAGAGATGAGTTTACAAGGGAATCCGATGACTCCTGATATTTCTCAAAACCCTTCTTTTATTCAAGGTGGTGATGTTCCAACTTTAACCTATAAAACACATTGGAGTTCAACATCTATCCAAAAAAATTATGGAAAATCCTTTAATATCAATTTTAATTTTAAAGGGCAATATGCTAATGGATTAAAATCAATGACAATGCCAAGTATTTTAGGAGTATTAGGTATTCCTAATACTACAAATATAAGAACATTTATAAAATTCAATAATCAACGGAAATAA
- a CDS encoding RHS repeat domain-containing protein, whose translation MNFSFSDKGVDYGVMQFYTTTKTDSWGRVLEMTYPDGEKLFYEYNTIGQLKKIKNSNNYVYLRHVLYTFFGEAKEIEYGNKVKTQNDFDTMRRLRTMRLRRPSNHIFSNVQYDYDRNQNIVRQRNTVSQHNNLHLGGVSDKQYQYDKYNRLSRAIGTFTGFKEEQNYDLTMSYNATHSIVNKNQTHNVTLNQVPQNSVHNYQAEYFYDDDTHPHAPSLLQYQDGKSIKLSYDANGNLEHIQSDKDLVVVGNRDFEWDEQNRLLSVVDNGGQQISHYVYDHTGERTFKSEQGLSLANVSGQQAYEVSDMTNYTLYPSGFVTVNPERNEYTKHYYNNGKRLASRLMTLQGQFVSQNQLQPQAMSMQAMSATQSPQNCQQQLDAIMQYLANDPAMTDCLTAVQNINADPSYQNACDKLYAVNALNCSPADVIDVVITDPVYTPEEISELDCINAIYQLFYLSVYKSSSTYWLNADVKRCYSQIKGIIMKYFITPEPQRMDPCEFWEYLQQFLPCEPTPTIQEPVPTPTEPITYEPPVMTQPTPVHGFEPVQPSLNRVYYYHGDHLNSSTYVTDDIGRPVAYYDYLPFGEVAVEHNQTTNFNNGYKFNAKELDEATGMYYYGARYYDPRLSIFVSVDPLVEKTFEPYSYVGNNPIMFIDPTGMSKEKIVPSKIFLSKPYGHIHNTLMKSNSIYNSLLNKYKNSNNFNYYLYVNDKRKLAGSRASTEIREAYIREQFIGIEGKTFYQDKGVDKFSEIAIAKTLIHEAAHLKIASENNTTKDDNNHDYFASENYASVIKNALMEYNAERKLGYSEEELEALSWEGIHTSDAFKSYINDKMKKNDTSYDTEYNKWKKQVEDIRNIKKEY comes from the coding sequence TTGAATTTTTCTTTTAGCGATAAAGGCGTCGATTACGGAGTGATGCAATTCTACACCACCACCAAAACCGATTCGTGGGGGCGTGTGTTGGAGATGACTTACCCTGACGGAGAAAAATTATTTTACGAATACAATACAATAGGACAATTAAAAAAGATAAAGAATTCAAATAATTATGTATATTTGAGGCACGTACTCTATACGTTTTTCGGCGAAGCCAAAGAGATAGAATACGGTAACAAAGTAAAAACCCAAAACGATTTTGATACCATGCGACGTTTGCGTACGATGCGATTGCGAAGACCGAGTAACCACATTTTTTCAAATGTGCAGTACGATTATGACCGCAACCAAAACATTGTGCGACAACGCAATACGGTATCACAGCACAACAATTTGCATTTGGGAGGCGTGAGCGATAAGCAATACCAATACGACAAATACAATCGTTTGTCGAGAGCCATAGGTACATTTACAGGATTTAAGGAAGAGCAAAACTATGATTTGACAATGAGCTACAACGCGACTCATAGTATTGTAAACAAAAACCAGACACACAATGTAACGCTGAATCAAGTACCACAAAATTCGGTGCATAATTATCAAGCGGAGTATTTTTACGATGATGATACACACCCTCACGCACCGTCATTGTTGCAATACCAAGACGGAAAAAGTATTAAATTGAGTTATGATGCCAACGGTAATTTAGAGCATATACAATCAGACAAGGATTTGGTTGTTGTAGGCAATAGAGATTTTGAATGGGACGAGCAAAACCGTTTGTTGTCTGTGGTGGACAATGGCGGACAGCAGATCAGTCATTATGTATATGACCACACAGGCGAGCGAACGTTTAAGTCAGAGCAAGGACTTAGTTTGGCAAATGTATCAGGACAGCAAGCGTATGAAGTATCAGATATGACAAACTATACGCTGTATCCATCAGGCTTTGTCACGGTAAATCCGGAGCGAAATGAATATACCAAGCATTATTACAACAACGGCAAGCGATTGGCAAGTCGCTTGATGACTCTACAAGGACAATTTGTCTCTCAAAATCAGTTGCAACCACAGGCGATGAGTATGCAGGCGATGTCGGCTACTCAAAGCCCACAAAACTGTCAGCAACAGTTGGATGCGATTATGCAATACCTTGCCAACGACCCTGCGATGACAGATTGTTTGACAGCGGTACAAAACATCAATGCAGACCCATCTTATCAAAATGCTTGTGATAAACTCTATGCCGTAAACGCATTAAACTGCTCACCAGCAGATGTGATTGATGTGGTGATTACCGACCCTGTGTACACTCCAGAGGAAATCAGTGAGTTGGATTGTATTAATGCGATATATCAATTGTTTTATTTGTCTGTATATAAAAGTAGTAGTACCTATTGGTTGAATGCAGATGTAAAACGCTGTTATAGCCAAATAAAAGGTATAATCATGAAATATTTTATAACACCAGAACCACAACGAATGGATCCTTGTGAGTTTTGGGAGTATTTACAACAATTTTTACCGTGTGAACCTACGCCAACAATCCAAGAGCCAGTTCCTACACCAACAGAGCCAATTACGTATGAACCACCTGTAATGACACAACCTACGCCTGTACACGGTTTTGAACCCGTACAACCATCGTTGAACAGAGTATATTATTATCACGGAGACCACTTAAATTCAAGTACTTACGTTACAGATGATATCGGACGACCAGTAGCATATTATGACTACTTACCGTTTGGAGAGGTAGCTGTGGAGCACAACCAAACCACAAACTTTAACAACGGTTACAAGTTTAACGCCAAAGAACTCGACGAAGCCACCGGCATGTACTACTACGGAGCAAGGTACTACGATCCGAGACTATCAATTTTCGTGTCGGTAGACCCGCTAGTAGAAAAAACCTTTGAGCCGTATTCATATGTTGGTAATAATCCTATAATGTTTATTGATCCTACTGGGATGAGTAAGGAGAAAATTGTTCCAAGTAAAATCTTTTTATCAAAACCATATGGACATATTCATAATACTTTGATGAAGAGTAATTCAATATACAATTCATTATTAAATAAATATAAAAACTCTAACAACTTTAATTATTATCTATATGTTAATGATAAAAGAAAATTAGCTGGTAGTAGAGCTAGTACAGAAATAAGAGAAGCGTATATAAGAGAACAATTTATTGGTATTGAGGGGAAAACATTTTATCAAGACAAGGGTGTTGATAAATTCTCTGAGATAGCTATAGCAAAAACCCTAATTCATGAAGCTGCTCATTTAAAAATAGCTTCAGAAAACAATACCACAAAAGATGATAATAATCACGATTATTTTGCTAGTGAAAATTACGCAAGTGTTATTAAAAATGCTCTGATGGAATATAACGCCGAACGCAAGTTAGGATATAGCGAAGAAGAATTAGAGGCATTAAGTTGGGAGGGAATCCATACATCAGATGCATTTAAAAGTTACATAAATGATAAAATGAAAAAAAATGACACAAGTTATGATACAGAGTATAATAAATGGAAAAAGCAGGTTGAAGATATTAGAAATATCAAAAAAGAATATTAA
- a CDS encoding RHS repeat-associated core domain-containing protein: MKDRFVSLEPVQPPLDRVYYYHSDHLGSSTYVTDDIGRPVAYYDYLPFGEVAVEHNQTTNFNNGYKFNGKELDQATGMYYYGARYYDPRLSVFISVDPLAEVQPNKTPYHFVSNNPVNFVDPDGRFPYPIVIRSFHPAASFGGGKRGLPPTWNGLGYSGDNRGFSLNSTASSRIHHRVVADPQKGTVSYSGRGRGGTYSDPSHHPTQGVATDVPNGYIGRVRSGNNSVSFETGYEGKNPLASGPISYIDVDAIISLSQNGDILNINAQVAGDNFPNTEAFITDPSGQKLFIGTDVRAAGQDDMPTILFEPATEHIMNVNMNVKTDPKTGNFISVQKGDDWISVQDYNKQYLNKNPNP, from the coding sequence GTGAAAGATAGGTTTGTAAGTCTCGAACCTGTACAGCCCCCACTCGATAGAGTGTATTATTATCACAGCGATCATTTGGGTAGCAGCACTTATGTAACCGACGACATAGGACGACCAGTAGCATATTATGACTACTTACCGTTTGGAGAGGTAGCTGTGGAGCATAACCAAACAACGAATTTCAACAATGGGTATAAATTCAACGGCAAAGAGCTAGACCAAGCCACCGGCATGTACTACTACGGAGCAAGATACTACGACCCGAGGTTGAGTGTTTTTATCAGTGTAGACCCATTGGCGGAAGTTCAACCAAACAAGACACCATATCATTTTGTAAGCAACAACCCTGTGAATTTTGTGGATCCTGATGGGAGATTTCCATATCCAATAGTCATACGTTCATTTCATCCAGCAGCTTCTTTTGGCGGAGGAAAAAGAGGATTACCACCAACTTGGAATGGTTTGGGCTACTCTGGTGATAACAGAGGTTTTAGTTTAAATAGTACTGCATCTTCCCGTATTCATCATAGAGTTGTAGCAGACCCTCAAAAGGGAACAGTAAGTTATTCTGGCAGAGGTAGAGGAGGAACTTATTCAGATCCCTCTCATCATCCAACGCAAGGTGTAGCAACGGATGTTCCTAATGGATATATAGGTCGTGTAAGGTCTGGTAATAATTCTGTATCATTTGAAACGGGATATGAAGGAAAGAATCCTTTGGCAAGTGGTCCGATTTCTTATATTGATGTAGATGCAATAATTTCACTGTCACAGAATGGAGATATTTTAAATATCAATGCACAAGTAGCAGGAGATAATTTTCCAAATACAGAAGCTTTTATTACAGATCCAAGTGGACAAAAATTGTTCATAGGAACTGATGTAAGAGCGGCTGGGCAAGATGATATGCCTACTATATTGTTTGAACCAGCAACAGAGCATATTATGAATGTTAATATGAATGTTAAGACAGATCCTAAAACAGGCAATTTTATCAGTGTTCAAAAAGGTGATGACTGGATTAGTGTTCAAGATTATAACAAGCAATATTTAAATAAAAATCCTAATCCATAA